A section of the Flavobacteriales bacterium genome encodes:
- the recQ gene encoding DNA helicase RecQ, with product MTNVDLTPREALEQFFGFSTFKGPQEAVIQSVLEGRNTFVIMPTGGGKSLCYQLPALMSEGTAIVVSPLIALMKNQVDAVRSFSSESGVAHFLNSSLTRNESLRVKKDIKDGRTKLLYVAPESLTKKENIEFLSDIRISFFAIDEAHCISEWGHDFRPEYRRLRTIFDEIKRVPVIALTATATEKVQEDILKNLDIPDAVVYKSSFNRPNLYYEVRPKQMVAREIIRFVKQHEGRSGIIYCLSRKKVEEIAQLLVVNGIKALPYHAGMDAGQRADHQDQFLMEKVDVIVATIAFGMGIDKPDVRFVIHHDIPKSLESYYQETGRGGRDGGEGKCVAFYSYKDIEKLEKFLQGKPVAEQEIGKQLLQDTVSYAETSMCRRKFLLHYFGEQLPGDNCGSCDNCVNPRESFDATEDLGLLLEAVKESKERHRAKFICDLLTGTESAEMKTYKGSAMESYGRGSDHDAHHWLAIVRQAVVGGFLHKDIETYGILTLTDQAKKFLKKPWKVEFVKERDYSDFDEGDEPEGKGGAAADEKLMAMLKDLRRSQAQKLKLQPWVLFGDPSLEEMTMRYPVTIEELTQITGVGPGKAQKYGKPFVDLIKRYVEENDIERAEEVVVRSVVNKSGNKVHIIQNIDKRLSLTSIARSRNLSLADLISELESIVMSGTRLDISYHLDESMDPDLQEEIMDYFREAENDSLEAMLEEFGRDVSEEDLRLMRIRFLSEVAN from the coding sequence ATGACCAACGTCGATCTGACCCCTCGGGAAGCCCTCGAGCAATTCTTCGGATTCAGCACCTTCAAAGGCCCTCAGGAGGCGGTCATCCAGAGCGTTCTGGAGGGCCGCAACACCTTCGTGATCATGCCCACGGGCGGCGGCAAGAGCCTGTGCTACCAGCTGCCCGCCCTGATGAGCGAAGGCACGGCCATCGTGGTCAGCCCGCTCATCGCCCTGATGAAGAACCAGGTGGACGCCGTCCGCAGCTTCAGCTCGGAGAGCGGCGTGGCCCACTTCCTCAACAGCTCGCTCACGCGCAACGAGTCGCTGCGGGTGAAGAAGGACATCAAGGACGGCCGCACCAAGCTGCTCTACGTGGCGCCCGAGAGCCTCACCAAGAAGGAGAACATCGAGTTCCTCAGCGACATCCGCATCAGCTTCTTTGCCATCGATGAGGCGCACTGCATCAGCGAGTGGGGGCATGACTTCCGTCCCGAGTACCGTCGGTTGCGGACCATATTCGACGAGATCAAGCGAGTGCCCGTGATCGCGCTGACGGCCACGGCCACCGAGAAGGTGCAGGAGGACATCCTGAAGAACCTGGACATCCCCGATGCGGTGGTGTACAAGTCCAGCTTCAACCGGCCGAACCTGTACTACGAGGTGCGCCCCAAGCAGATGGTGGCGCGGGAGATCATCCGCTTCGTCAAGCAGCACGAGGGCCGCAGCGGCATCATCTACTGCCTGAGCCGCAAGAAGGTGGAGGAGATCGCCCAGCTGCTGGTGGTGAACGGCATCAAGGCCCTGCCCTACCATGCCGGGATGGACGCCGGACAGCGGGCCGACCACCAGGACCAGTTCCTGATGGAGAAGGTGGATGTGATCGTGGCCACCATCGCCTTCGGCATGGGCATCGACAAGCCCGACGTGCGCTTCGTGATCCACCACGACATCCCCAAGAGCCTGGAGAGCTACTACCAGGAGACCGGACGCGGCGGCCGCGACGGCGGGGAGGGCAAGTGTGTCGCCTTCTACAGCTACAAGGACATCGAGAAGCTGGAGAAGTTCCTGCAGGGCAAGCCCGTGGCCGAACAGGAGATCGGCAAGCAGCTGCTCCAGGACACGGTGAGCTACGCGGAGACGAGCATGTGCCGGCGCAAGTTCCTCCTGCACTACTTCGGGGAGCAACTGCCCGGTGACAACTGCGGCAGCTGCGACAACTGCGTGAACCCGCGCGAGAGCTTCGATGCGACGGAGGACCTGGGCCTGCTGCTCGAGGCGGTGAAGGAGAGCAAGGAACGCCACCGGGCCAAGTTCATCTGCGACCTGCTCACCGGCACGGAGAGCGCGGAGATGAAGACCTACAAGGGTTCCGCCATGGAGAGCTACGGCCGCGGCAGCGACCACGACGCGCATCACTGGCTGGCCATCGTGCGGCAGGCCGTGGTGGGCGGCTTCCTGCACAAGGACATCGAGACCTACGGCATCCTCACCCTCACCGACCAGGCGAAGAAGTTCCTGAAGAAGCCGTGGAAGGTGGAGTTCGTGAAGGAGCGCGACTACAGCGACTTCGACGAGGGGGACGAGCCGGAGGGCAAGGGTGGCGCCGCGGCGGACGAGAAGCTGATGGCGATGCTGAAGGACCTGCGCCGGAGCCAGGCCCAGAAGCTCAAGCTGCAGCCCTGGGTGCTCTTCGGGGATCCCTCCCTGGAGGAGATGACCATGCGCTACCCGGTGACCATCGAGGAGCTCACGCAGATCACCGGCGTGGGGCCGGGCAAGGCGCAGAAATACGGCAAGCCCTTCGTGGACCTCATCAAGCGCTATGTGGAGGAGAACGACATCGAGCGCGCCGAGGAGGTGGTGGTGCGCAGCGTGGTGAACAAGAGCGGCAACAAGGTCCATATCATCCAGAACATCGACAAGCGGCTGTCGCTCACCAGCATCGCACGCAGCCGCAACCTCAGCCTGGCGGATCTCATCTCCGAGCTGGAGAGCATCGTGATGAGCGGCACGCGCCTCGACATCAGCTATCACCTGGACGAGAGCATGGACCCCGACCTGCAGGAGGAGATCATGGACTACTTCCGCGAGGCCGAGAACGACAGCCTGGAGGCCATGCTCGAGGAGTTCGGGCGCGACGTCAGCGAAGAGGACCTGCGACTGATGCGGATCCGCTTCCTGAGCGAGGTGGCGAACTGA
- a CDS encoding amidohydrolase: protein MHQHPELSFHEEGTAAYVASVLREEGIPVREGLARHPERSTGTGLIALVTGSRSPSDRCFALRADMDALPIQEVGKAGYCSLNPGVMHACGHDAHTAMVLAAGLVLHRMRETWSGTVMLVFQPGEEKEPGGASLFVKEGALTDPAPSGILGQHVTPELACGRLGFRSGPFMAAADELYLTVRGRGGHASKRAELVDPILIASRMLPVLYEAAERVKPSGEPMVMSFGRFIAHGATNIVPDEARLDGTLRTFNEDLRTLLHDLLPRVCAGVAQDMGGEAELRIVKGSPVVKNDPALTARMRRVAEDLVGAENVVDMDIRMGAEDFAYYTHVMPGCFFRLGTGNPAKPGTQCGLHTAAFDIDEDALPIGAAMMAMGALSELGEAAFTPR, encoded by the coding sequence ATGCATCAACACCCCGAGCTGTCCTTCCACGAGGAGGGCACCGCCGCCTACGTGGCCTCCGTGCTCCGCGAGGAGGGCATCCCGGTGCGCGAGGGGCTCGCCCGCCATCCGGAGCGGTCCACCGGCACGGGCCTCATCGCGCTCGTCACCGGGTCCCGCTCCCCGTCCGACCGCTGTTTCGCCCTGCGCGCCGACATGGATGCACTGCCGATCCAGGAGGTGGGCAAAGCCGGCTACTGCTCGCTCAACCCGGGCGTGATGCATGCCTGCGGGCATGACGCGCACACCGCCATGGTGCTCGCAGCGGGCCTCGTCCTGCACCGCATGCGCGAGACCTGGAGCGGCACGGTGATGCTGGTGTTCCAGCCCGGCGAGGAGAAGGAACCCGGCGGGGCCAGCCTCTTCGTGAAGGAGGGTGCGCTGACCGACCCCGCCCCATCGGGCATCCTGGGCCAGCATGTGACCCCTGAGCTGGCCTGTGGCAGGCTGGGCTTCCGCAGTGGCCCCTTCATGGCCGCCGCCGACGAGCTCTACCTCACCGTGCGCGGGCGTGGGGGCCATGCCTCCAAGCGTGCCGAGCTCGTGGACCCGATCCTCATCGCCTCGCGGATGCTGCCCGTGCTGTACGAAGCGGCCGAACGCGTGAAGCCTTCCGGCGAGCCCATGGTGATGAGCTTCGGTCGATTCATCGCCCACGGCGCCACCAACATCGTTCCCGATGAGGCGCGCCTCGATGGCACCCTGCGCACCTTCAACGAGGACCTGCGCACCCTGCTCCACGACCTGCTGCCGCGCGTGTGCGCGGGCGTGGCGCAGGACATGGGCGGTGAGGCGGAGCTGCGGATCGTGAAGGGTTCGCCGGTGGTGAAGAACGACCCCGCGCTCACCGCCCGCATGCGCCGCGTGGCCGAGGACCTGGTGGGTGCGGAGAACGTGGTGGACATGGACATCCGCATGGGCGCCGAGGACTTCGCCTACTACACGCACGTGATGCCGGGCTGCTTCTTCCGTCTGGGTACCGGCAACCCCGCGAAGCCCGGCACGCAGTGCGGCCTGCACACCGCCGCCTTCGACATCGATGAGGATGCGCTGCCGATCGGTGCGGCGATGATGGCGATGGGGGCGCTGAGCGAGCTCGGTGAAGCGGCGTTCACCCCACGATGA
- a CDS encoding sulfite exporter TauE/SafE family protein: MSATAVALLLLIGLLAGLLSGFVGVGGGIIMVPALVWLMGYGQHQAQGTSLAVLVLPVVAVAAWNYHREHPLDLRAVAIIAGAFVLGGYLGSRMALSIPADVVKRVFGLVMLVVAIKLILGK, from the coding sequence ATGTCCGCCACCGCTGTTGCACTGCTCCTGCTCATCGGCCTGCTGGCCGGCCTGCTCAGCGGCTTCGTCGGCGTGGGCGGCGGCATCATCATGGTGCCTGCCCTCGTATGGCTCATGGGCTATGGCCAGCATCAGGCCCAGGGCACCAGCCTGGCCGTGCTGGTGTTGCCTGTGGTGGCCGTCGCCGCCTGGAACTACCACCGCGAGCATCCGCTCGACCTGCGGGCCGTGGCCATCATCGCCGGTGCCTTCGTGCTGGGCGGATACCTGGGCAGCCGCATGGCCCTCAGCATCCCCGCCGATGTGGTCAAGCGTGTATTCGGCCTTGTGATGCTCGTGGTCGCCATCAAGCTGATCCTCGGCAAGTGA